The Nocardia sp. NBC_00508 nucleotide sequence GGCGACGGTCAGCGCGCTCAACGACCAGCACACCTTCCTGCGGCTGCCCGGCAGCACGGCGGGGGAACTGCCCGTCGGCAGCGTGGTGCAGCTCGGCCTGTCGCATCCCTGTACGGCCTTCGACAAGTGGCGGCTGATCCCCGTCATCGATGACGCCCATGCCGAACGGCCGCGCATTGTCGACTTCCTGCACACCTTCTTCTGACGAGTGACCATGACGGACTTAGTGATTCGCGATGTCGACATCATCGACGGAACCGGCGCGCCCCGCTTCCGCGGTGACGTCCTTGTCGAGCGCGGCCGGATCAGCGCGATCGCCGAACCGGGCACCGCGGCTGCCGCGAAGGTCATCGAAGCGCAGCCCGGTTCGGTGCTGGCTCCCGGCTTCATCGATATGCACGCGCATTCCGATCTGCATCTGCTCACCGAACCCGGACATTTCCCGAAGGTCAGCCAGGGCATCACCACCGAGGTCATCGGGCAGGACGGGCTGTCCTACGCCCCGATCGACGATGCCACGCTGGCCGTGGTGCGGCGCCAGATCGCCGGGTGGAACGGCAATCCCGCGGACCTGGACTTCTCCTGGCGCAGCGTCGCGGAGTACCTGGACCGGCTCGATCAGGGCATCACACCGAACGCCGCCTACCTGGTACCGCAAGGGACGCTGCGGCTGCTCGTTGTCGGGGCCGACCAGCGCCCTGCCACGCCGGAGGAGATCCGCCGCATGCGGGAACTGCTCGCGCAGGGGCTGAGCGAGGGTGCGGTCGGTATGTCCAGCGGACTCACCTATACGCCGGGAATGTATGCCGACACCGGCGAATTGGCGGCGCTGTGCGAGGTGGTCGCCGATTTCGGTGGGTTCTACGCACCGCACACCCGCTCCTACGGCGCGGGCGCGCTGGAAGCCTACGCGGAGATGATCGGGCTGGCCCGAACCACCGGGTGCGCACTGCATCTCACGCACGCCACGATGAACTTCGGCGTGAACCGAGGGCGCGCACCGGAATTTCTGGCACTCGTCGACGCGGCACGAGCCGAGGGCTGCGATGTCACCCTCGACACCTATCCGTATCTGCCCGGTGCGACGACACTGTCGGCGCTGCTGCCGAGCTGGGCGATGTCCGGCGGCCCGGACGCCGCGCTGGCCCGGCTCGACGATCCGGCGGCCCGTGCGCGCATCACCACGGACGTCGACGTGAACGGCTCGGACGGCTGCCACGGGGTCACCGTGGAGTGGGAGACCATTCAGATCAGCGGCGTCGGCAACTCGGCATTGGACGAGTACGTCGGCAAGACCGTCGATCGGATAGCCACCGACCGCGGCGTCGCGCCGGTCGAGGTGTTCTTCGATCTGTTGCGCCGCGACCAGCTGGCCACCACCATCCTGCAGCACGTCGGGCACGAGGAAAACGTGCGCGCGATCATGGTGCACGCCGGGCACATGGGCGGCAGCGACGCGCTGCTCGTCGGTGACCGGCCGCATCCGCGAGCATGGGGCACTTTCCCGCGCTATCTGGGCCACTACGTGCGCGACCTCGGCGTCCTCGGGCTCGAGGAGTGCGTGCACCACCTCACCGGCAGGCCCGCCGCCCGGCTGCGGCTACGGGAACGCGGCCTCATCCGCACCGGCTACGCCGCCGATCTCGTGCTGTTCGACCCGGCGACCATCACCGACACGGCGACCTTCGACAACCCGAAACAGCAGGCGCGCGGCATCCGGCACGTGCTCGTCAACGGCGAGTTCGCCCTCGAAAACGGCGCCGCTACCGGGCATCTCGCCGGACGCGCGCTGCGCATGGATGCCGCGCGGAAGGAGACAGCATGAACGCGTCCGCCACCTCGACCGTCTCGGCCATAGAGGTCATCCTGGCCGATCGGGTCCTCAGCGTGGTCCGGGCGCCGGCGATCCCCGATCCGGTATCGCTGGCGGATGCGCTGGCGCGCTCGGGAATTCGCGCGATCGAGCTCACCTTCACCACCCCGGGCGTGCTCGGGCACCTCGCCGCGGCGGCCGAGGTGCCCGAGGCAGTGCTCGGCGTCGGCACGGTGACCACCGCCGAGCAGGCCGAGGCCGCCATCGATCACGGCGCCCGCTTCCTGGTCACGCCGGGCCTGCGGGCGGAGGTGGCCGCCGTCGCGGTGCGGGCCGACATCCCGGTCATCCTGGGAGCTTTCACCCCCACCGAGGTCATGCGAGCACTCGACCTCGGCGCGGCCGCGGTGAAGATTTTCCCTGCCGGGGCCCTTGGTCCCGGCTACCTGAAGGACCTGCACGGTCCGTTCCCCGACGTGGCGCTCATCCCCTCCGGTGGCGTCAACGCGGGCAACGCCGCCGACTTCCTCGCCTGCGGCGCCGCCGCGGTCACCGCGGGAACCGACGTCGTTGCCCCCTCCGATGTCGCCGAGGGGCGCTGGTTCACCATCGCCTCGCGTGCGGCATCGTTCGTTCGATCCATGAATTGAGGTAACCCATGGGCGCCACCGTCGACTGGCTGCGCACCACCACCCCCGGGCTGCTGGTGCTCTGCGGTCTCGCCATTGCCGCACTGCTGCTGGCGATCATCAAGTTCAAGCTGGAGCCGTTCATCGCGCTGCTGCTCACCGGGCTCGGTCTTGCGCTGGCCGCCGGGCTACCCGTCGAGAAGATCGTCGGCACGGCGATCAAACCCGGAGAGTCGTTGCTGGAGACCGGATTCGGCGGCATCCTCGGGCATATCGCGGTCATCATCGGATTGGGCACGGTGCTCGGCGCGATCCTCGAACGTTCCGGTGGCGCGGATGTATTGACCGGCAGGCTACTGCAGCTGTTCGGCGACAAGGGGGCTCCGGTCGCCATGGGGCTACTCGGGCTCATCTTCGGCATCCCCGTCTTCTTCGATATCGGCATCTTCGTGCTCGCGCCGCTGATCTATGTGGCGGCCAAGCGCGGCGGCCGGTCGCTGGTGTTGTACACGATGCCGATGCTGGCCGGATTATCGATGACGCACGCGTTTCTGCCGCCGCATCCCGGTCCGGTCGCGCTCGGCGGCCTGCTCGGTGTGAGCCTCGGCTGGTTGATCCTGATGGGGTTCGTCTGCGGCATACCGGGATTCATTGCCGCAGGCCTCGTGTGGGGTACTTACATCGGCAAGCGGGTGCAGGTCGAGGTCCCCGATGAGTTCCTGGTGCGGCCCGAAGCGCAGACCGTCGGTGACGGGCCGGGGACGCTCGAACAGGACGGGGAAACCCGCACCGAGGTGCGGCCTCCGTCGGTCTGGGTGATCGGCGCCATCATCGCCATACCGCTGGTGCTGATCCTCGGCGCCACCTTCGGCACCCAACTGCTCGACAAGGGCTCCACGCTGCTGTCGGTGCTGACCTTCCTCGGCACACCCGCCGTCGCGCTGCTCATCGCGGTGCTCGTCGCCTTCTACGTGCTCGGCCTGCGGCGGGGGTCCACCGTGCAGCAACTCGGCGCCATCACCGCGGAATCGCTGCGACCGGTCGGCATGCTGCTGCTGGTGGTCGGTGCGGGCGCGTTCTTCGGAAAGGTCATCTCCGCCACCGGAATCGGCACCGCGCTGGCCGACACCATGTCGGCGGCAGGGCTCCCGGTGATCGTGCTGGCGTACCTGATCAGCTGTGGGCTGCGCATCGCGCAGGGCTCGGCCACCGTCGCCATCGTGACCACCGGCGGCATCGTCGCACCGCTGGTCGCCGAGCACGGCTACTCGCAGGTGGCCATCGCCCTCATCGCCATGGCGATCGCGGCAGGCTCGATCATCCTCAGCCACGTCAACGACGGCGGCTTCTGGATCATCGCGAAGTACTTCAACCTGACCGTCAAACAGACCCTGCAAACCTGGACGGTGCTCGAAACGGTGTTGTCCGTGGTGAGTTTCGCGGTCGCCGCGACCCTCTTCGCGATCGCCGGCTGAGTCAGGAGAAACGGCGCAGGCCGCGCTCGCAGCGCGCGGCCTGCGCGGATCGCGGCGGCGAGTTCCTGTGATCCGGTGAGCAGGGTGAATCTGGCCGCGACTACCTATCGTGGGGCCGGGAAGACCGACGTTGCCGGCCAATGGCGAGGTAGCGCCGATCTTGTCCGCAGAGCGGCACGGCCATGCCGCTGAAGCGAGCGGTCGCACGCAAGAAGCACTGGGCTCAGAGCATGCCGACTTAGCCGATTGTGTGCTGTTGCCGGAGACGCGGGTAATCCGGTCGGTGAAATACCGCTGGTCGCCGGGTTAGAACGGCAGAATGTGGCCATGCGAACATTTGCTAGATTGTTGCAAGTTGCCATCGCTGGGGCGCTGGTCGTGGCAGCCGGTCATGGCGTCACGGCCGCCCCTGCTGCGAGCGACACCCATATCCAGTTGCCCTGGCTGACTCCTGAGCCGGACGGAGTGCAGGCGCCGGGGGCAGCGCTGGCAGAAGGAATCACCGGCACGGTGCTGTGGTCGCGACGGTCGAACACCCCGGTCCCGATAGCCAGCATCACGAAGGTGATGACGGCACTGGTCGTGATCAACGCCGGTGACCTCGACCGGACTATCACCGTGCCGCAAGAAATCATCGCCTACTGCACCAAATACGACGGAAGCAACGCAGGCCTGGTCCCCGGCGAGGTGCTCACCGCGCGACAACTCCTGTACGCGATGATGCTGCCGTCAGGCTGTGACGCCGCCTATACCCTCGCCGAGGCCTACGGGCCCGGCCAAGACGGCTTCATCGCCAAAATGAACGACACCGCGCGTCACATGCGCTTGGCGGGAACACATTTCACCGACCCCAGCGGACTGCCCGCCCCCACCGACCACTCCACCTACTCAACACCCGCGGACCTGGTGGCCCTCGGCCTGCACGCGATGAGCCTGCCGGTGTTCCGCGACATCGTCAGGTCGCCGAGCTATCACCTGCCCGCCGGCCCGGGCAACCGCGATCACCTCTGGCAGACCACGAACCTGCTGCTGCACGACTATCCCGGCACTATCGGCATCAAAACCGGATGGACCGACGCCGCGGGAACCTGCCTGCTGTTCGAGACGGTCAGGGCAGGAATACCGCTGATCGGTGTGGTCCTGCACAGCTCACGCGACAGCGACGCCGCCGCAAAGGACGACGCCGAGCGCATGCTGAACTGGGCCTACGACCCGGTCCTGAGCCTGCTGCCGATCAGTTAGCACCGAATGCGGCAGCTGCCCGGTTTCAGCATGTCTTCCGGACGTAGCCGGGATCACCCGGAGTGGAGACTTCGACGTCCCTGAGCACGATGCTCAGCCTGCTTGCGTAGCCTTCGCACGCCGCCGACAGGCCTGGTTCGGTGTATTCGATATCGATGACGTGGTTGTCGTATGCAGTCGCGTAGTCGCCACACTCCGCAGTGTCACCGCATTCCTCGGACACCGCGAAATCCAGTCCGGCAGCGGTCCTTTTGTCCACGAGTTCGGCGGCGTTCTTCTGGCCGATGGCCAGGCCGCGGTCGTGCGAGTGCTTGGCGAGCATGGCGATGAAGGTGACCGCTTGGTCGGTGGTCAGCAGCTCCTTCGATCGGCTGTAGCTGTCATAGTTGTCGACCTCGACGGCATCGAATCGCTTGTTCGCGCATTCGTCGATCCACTGGTTGACTTTGTCCGCGATGCGGGTGCGCTTGTCGGCTGTGCGGATATCCAGCAGCGCCTCCTTCCACCTCGTGTCGTAGACCACCTTGCCGTCCTTGTCACGCAGCAACAGGTCCTCCGGCCACTCGCTCTCCGCACCCGGCTGGACCTGAAAGCCGTTCACGTAGCAGATGTTGTACAACCCATCGGCCCGCTCGGCGCTGTGATCGCGACTGACGACCGTGACTCCCGCCGGCGGATCGTAAGGACTGGTGATCTGGTAGTCGAACCCGGCATGTAGCGGAGGCAGGGTTATCGCCGGTGCAGCGCTCGCGGTACCCGCCTGCTGCGCAACGATGCTGGTGGCCGCGGCGACAAGCGCTAGCGCGGTCGCCGAGCGGCGACGAATGCGTGCGATGGAAGTGATCACAAGACTCTTTTCGTTCTTTGATGACGGCTTTGGTCCGAAGGGCTCTACCGGCTACTGTCGCCACCACGCACCGTGCCGGAAAGCCTTCAGGCACAGGCAGATACAACCATCACCGGCAAGCTCCGTCAAAGCCCCGAGATCGGTGGCAGCTCACATCCAGGCCATCGAGCACCCGCTTGCGGGTCTCCACAGCTCCTCGACCTCCGACCAGTCGGCCGCTATTTCACCTGCCCGTGATCACGGCTGGCCGGTGACGAACGCCTGTACGGCGTCGAGAAACTCCGGGCCGCCCGAGACGTATCCGCCGACAATTCCACCGATCAGCACACCCACGGGGACGCTGACCCCCCACATCAAAAAAAGACACGCCCCGAGGATGCCGCCCACGATGGCACCTCCGACGACGCCAGGCAGGTTCTTGTTGATCTGCTCCTTGAGCCGGTCGTAGGAGCCGATGTCCTTCAGTTGCGCAATATCTTCTGCCGTCGGGGTCGGTGTCAGCGTCAGGGTGCGGCCATCCGCACCGATGTGCTGCGCAATCGCGGTCGAACGCCCGTCGACGGCGTACCATTGCGGCACTTCGGTCACCGCCGCTCCGTCGCCGGACTCGAGCACCACCGCACCGTTCTGCGCGATCTCGAACTTGCCATTCTCGACGGTGGTGATAATGACCCTGTCGACTGGCGAAACGGTGATCTGGTAGTTGATTCCGTGATCCACACCGGAAGTCGTGCTCCCTGCAGTCACTGCAGTCGGCTGCTCCGTTGCGGCCAGCTCTGCATGGGCGGTTGCCGCAGTGACACCCACGGCCGAGATGGCCATGAAAACGGCAGCAGCGATTTTCTCGAACTTCATCCTTCGAATCCCTCCACTCAGCTGCCCCTGATGGGCGGACCGAGTCAGACCTTAAGCGGTGTCGAATTCAATGGCGTGTAGCACGCCACACGCCATTTCGAAGTCACTGCATTCCTGTTTCCCATGTCTCCGGTGCAGCCCTTGTGGGTGCCGCAGAAGAACTCGCCGAACTCGGTCGCGCTTCACTCGAATTCTCGAACCCGCTGGGCGCAGCAGTTGGGGTCCAGCACGACGCACAGCGCCGACAGGGCCTCGCGTTCGGCGTGGTGGACCACGTTCACTCCGGCGCGTTCGGAATCGACGAGTCCGGCTTTGCGGAGCTGGCCGACACCGCCGGGAACCTCGTTTGGGTGTCGTCATCGTCCTCGATTGGCGTGTCGGAACACACCGCCACGTCACCCAGTTACCGTGCGGAGGTCGACCACAAAGGACTGCCTGGCGGTTGGCGGGTAAGAGTTCCCTTGGCAGCCGGGTACTGGCGTAGCCCGATTGAGAGGATCTGGACCTTGAGCGATCTTTCTCGCCGTGACCTGCTCAGGACGTCAGCGGCCGCCGGCGTCGGAGCAGTCGTTGTCTCGGGCCTTACGGCCGCAGACACGCCGGATATTGCGGACGCAAGCGCACCAGGAATTGAGGCCGCGGGCCACCCGAGTAAAAGCCCGGGATGCCCGCCCGCGACGCTGACCGGCCACATCGTCCGCCCCGGTGACGCGTCGTACACGGATGCGCGACTCGGCTGGGACCAGCTCTTTTCTCACTATCCGCTGGTCATCGCCTTCGCGCAGGAAACCCAGGACGTGGTGAACGCCCTGACGTGGGCGCGGCAGCACAACATCGCGCTGCGGGTGCGGAGCGGCCGCCACGCCCTCGAAGGCTGGTCGAACGTCGACAACGGCATCGTAATCGACGTCAGCCAGCTGAAATCGGTCCAGATCGACCCTGGCGCTCGTATCGCGACGGTCGGCGCCGGGCTGAACCAACTGGAAGCGGTGACGACGCTCGCGAACCAGAACTTTGCGGTCACAACCGGAAGCGAGGGCAGCGTAAGCCTGTGCGGTGCGACGCTCGGCGGTGGCCTCGGGCCCCTCAACCGCTGGCTCGGCATGGCCTGCGACAGCCTGATGGCGGCCGAGGTCGTCGTCCCGTCGGGTCACGACTGCGCCGAAGTGATCAACGCGGACTTGCAGCACCACTCGGACCTGCTCTGGGCGCTCCGCGGGGCAGGAAACGGCAACTTCGGGATCGTCACACAACTCACGTATAAGGTGTATCCGCTCGAGCATCTCGCCTATGTGCAGGCGACATGGGATGGACTTGGGGACCTTTACGGGGTCTTCGAGGCATGGCAGCGTACGGTACCGTCCGCCGACAGCCGTCTGGGATCCGAGCTCGAGATCCACAAGTCCCAGATCCTGCTGTCCGCGTGGCTTGTGGACGGGGCAGCGGCACAGGCCAGAGAGATGCTGGCTCCGATCCTGTCGGTCGGCACGCCCGATGTCACGGTGCAGGTCGGTAACTGGGGCGACATCTTTGCGGGAGCCCAGCTCCCGCTCGCGCAAGAGCCCGCGAACTGGAAGTTCTTCTCGGAGTTCGTCAAAGAGCGGTTCCCGAAGAAGGCGATCGACATCATCGGCGACTTCATGCGAAACGCTCCCACAGAGGAGAGCAACTACTTCGTCGATGCCTTCGGTGGGGCGATCAAGAGGGAGCCCCCCGG carries:
- a CDS encoding FAD-binding oxidoreductase, with the protein product MNALTWARQHNIALRVRSGRHALEGWSNVDNGIVIDVSQLKSVQIDPGARIATVGAGLNQLEAVTTLANQNFAVTTGSEGSVSLCGATLGGGLGPLNRWLGMACDSLMAAEVVVPSGHDCAEVINADLQHHSDLLWALRGAGNGNFGIVTQLTYKVYPLEHLAYVQATWDGLGDLYGVFEAWQRTVPSADSRLGSELEIHKSQILLSAWLVDGAAAQAREMLAPILSVGTPDVTVQVGNWGDIFAGAQLPLAQEPANWKFFSEFVKERFPKKAIDIIGDFMRNAPTEESNYFVDAFGGAIKREPPGGTAFAHRDALFYGEIGAAWGTRSTQPGVGDPLTSQAQAWTAEFSQALRPYADGAYVNVPNVGMQEWQTAYWGTQRFERLRRIKAKYDPHNVFQYEQSIPPASH
- a CDS encoding endo alpha-1,4 polygalactosaminidase — protein: MITSIARIRRRSATALALVAAATSIVAQQAGTASAAPAITLPPLHAGFDYQITSPYDPPAGVTVVSRDHSAERADGLYNICYVNGFQVQPGAESEWPEDLLLRDKDGKVVYDTRWKEALLDIRTADKRTRIADKVNQWIDECANKRFDAVEVDNYDSYSRSKELLTTDQAVTFIAMLAKHSHDRGLAIGQKNAAELVDKRTAAGLDFAVSEECGDTAECGDYATAYDNHVIDIEYTEPGLSAACEGYASRLSIVLRDVEVSTPGDPGYVRKTC
- a CDS encoding D-alanyl-D-alanine carboxypeptidase family protein → MRTFARLLQVAIAGALVVAAGHGVTAAPAASDTHIQLPWLTPEPDGVQAPGAALAEGITGTVLWSRRSNTPVPIASITKVMTALVVINAGDLDRTITVPQEIIAYCTKYDGSNAGLVPGEVLTARQLLYAMMLPSGCDAAYTLAEAYGPGQDGFIAKMNDTARHMRLAGTHFTDPSGLPAPTDHSTYSTPADLVALGLHAMSLPVFRDIVRSPSYHLPAGPGNRDHLWQTTNLLLHDYPGTIGIKTGWTDAAGTCLLFETVRAGIPLIGVVLHSSRDSDAAAKDDAERMLNWAYDPVLSLLPIS
- a CDS encoding GntP family permease encodes the protein MGATVDWLRTTTPGLLVLCGLAIAALLLAIIKFKLEPFIALLLTGLGLALAAGLPVEKIVGTAIKPGESLLETGFGGILGHIAVIIGLGTVLGAILERSGGADVLTGRLLQLFGDKGAPVAMGLLGLIFGIPVFFDIGIFVLAPLIYVAAKRGGRSLVLYTMPMLAGLSMTHAFLPPHPGPVALGGLLGVSLGWLILMGFVCGIPGFIAAGLVWGTYIGKRVQVEVPDEFLVRPEAQTVGDGPGTLEQDGETRTEVRPPSVWVIGAIIAIPLVLILGATFGTQLLDKGSTLLSVLTFLGTPAVALLIAVLVAFYVLGLRRGSTVQQLGAITAESLRPVGMLLLVVGAGAFFGKVISATGIGTALADTMSAAGLPVIVLAYLISCGLRIAQGSATVAIVTTGGIVAPLVAEHGYSQVAIALIAMAIAAGSIILSHVNDGGFWIIAKYFNLTVKQTLQTWTVLETVLSVVSFAVAATLFAIAG
- a CDS encoding bifunctional 4-hydroxy-2-oxoglutarate aldolase/2-dehydro-3-deoxy-phosphogluconate aldolase is translated as MNASATSTVSAIEVILADRVLSVVRAPAIPDPVSLADALARSGIRAIELTFTTPGVLGHLAAAAEVPEAVLGVGTVTTAEQAEAAIDHGARFLVTPGLRAEVAAVAVRADIPVILGAFTPTEVMRALDLGAAAVKIFPAGALGPGYLKDLHGPFPDVALIPSGGVNAGNAADFLACGAAAVTAGTDVVAPSDVAEGRWFTIASRAASFVRSMN
- a CDS encoding N-acyl-D-amino-acid deacylase family protein: MTDLVIRDVDIIDGTGAPRFRGDVLVERGRISAIAEPGTAAAAKVIEAQPGSVLAPGFIDMHAHSDLHLLTEPGHFPKVSQGITTEVIGQDGLSYAPIDDATLAVVRRQIAGWNGNPADLDFSWRSVAEYLDRLDQGITPNAAYLVPQGTLRLLVVGADQRPATPEEIRRMRELLAQGLSEGAVGMSSGLTYTPGMYADTGELAALCEVVADFGGFYAPHTRSYGAGALEAYAEMIGLARTTGCALHLTHATMNFGVNRGRAPEFLALVDAARAEGCDVTLDTYPYLPGATTLSALLPSWAMSGGPDAALARLDDPAARARITTDVDVNGSDGCHGVTVEWETIQISGVGNSALDEYVGKTVDRIATDRGVAPVEVFFDLLRRDQLATTILQHVGHEENVRAIMVHAGHMGGSDALLVGDRPHPRAWGTFPRYLGHYVRDLGVLGLEECVHHLTGRPAARLRLRERGLIRTGYAADLVLFDPATITDTATFDNPKQQARGIRHVLVNGEFALENGAATGHLAGRALRMDAARKETA